The proteins below are encoded in one region of Ostrea edulis chromosome 3, xbOstEdul1.1, whole genome shotgun sequence:
- the LOC125676712 gene encoding thyrotropin-releasing hormone receptor-like: protein MRVFMMMSYMVGPNVGDILNNTKHDVIGSGNGTADSNNSDLLFSTTELVIEGLILTVICILAVSGNACMWIIVIRNKDLRTVTNSFLLTLAAADFLVSIINMPVTILTIFKGKWVFSDGACTALGFTNMLTLVTSVLSLCNISINRYIMVCKPTKFKDIYTTRNATIMIAVSTTSACVLSLPPIFGWTDYSYAPIQSICFSDWAKAPSYAIFMITCCFGCPLIVMLICNILILREVRRRNRRIMNRKILRFKTVVNVIAGAKNLNTRMNINAGVPTSTFTQIGDASDSSGSDTTTICSRNEVIEENPVNLNQTEDVLYNATPLETFEIKITSTSTVDVTQNENVPNKKKNKAKNQPIIAASQNEVHLARMLCVVVVVFALCWSPYCVSMLFTIFWEDVFLPRSFHMTTLLIGYLNSSCNPIIYGVLNKRFGKEFRKIFCFWRLF, encoded by the exons ATGCGCGTGTTCATGATGATGTCGTATATGGTAGGACCAAACGTTGGTGATATCTTAAACAATACCAAACATGACGTCATCGGATCAGGGAACGGAACAGCTGATTCAAATAATAGTGATCTCCTGTTTTCAACTACGGAACTTGTTATAGAAGGGCTAATTCTCACCGTTATTTGTATACTTGCAGTGAGTGGAAACGCGTGTATGTGGATAATAGTTATTCGGAATAAAGATCTCCGCACCGTCACCAACTCTTTTCTTCTGACGCTGGCCGCTGCGGATTTCCTTGTGTCGATCATTAACATGCCAGTGACTATTCTGACTATTTTCAAAGGTAAATGGGTATTCTCGGACGGTGCGTGCACGGCTCTGGGGTTCACTAATATGCTGACGCTTGTAACAAGTGTGTTGTCTCTTTGTAACATAAGCATCAACAGATACATCATGGTCTGTAAGCCTACCAAGTTTAAAGACATTTATACAACACGAAATGCAACAATTATGATTGCAG TATCCACCACTTCAGCGTGCGTTCTATCACTGCCCCCGATATTCGGTTGGACGGACTACAGTTATGCTCCAATCCAATCAATCTGTTTCAGCGACTGGGCCAAAGCACCTTCGTATGCGATCTTTATGATCACGTGCTGCTTTGGTTGTCCACTGATTGTCATGCTTATTTGTAACATCTTGATACTACGAGAGGTGCGCAGGCGCAATAGAAGAATAATGAATCGAAAAATTCTACGCTTTAAGACTGTTGTAAATGTAATAGCAGGGGCGAAGAATTTAAACACTAGGATGAATATCAACGCTGGAGTACCTACGTCTACATTTACTCAAATTGGTGATGCATCTGACTCTTCCGGAAGCGACACGACTACAATTTGTAGCCGAAACGAGGTCATAGAAGAAAATCCCGTTAATCTGAATCAAACTGAGGATGTTTTATATAATGCCACACCGTTAGAAACATTTGAGATCAAAATTACATCAACATCCACCGTAGATGTTACGCAAAATGAGAATGTtccaaacaaaaagaaaaacaaagcaAAAAATCAACCAATCATAGCAGCTAGTCAGAACGAGGTTCATCTCGCCCGGATGTTGTGCGTTGTTGTAGTGGTATTTGCTCTCTGCTGGTCTCCATATTGTGTTAGCatgttatttacaatattttgggAAGATGTCTTTCTTCCCCGTTCATTCCACATGACGACATTATTGATAGGGTATTTAAACAGCTCGTGTAATCCTATAATATACGGAGTGCTGAACAAACGTTTTGGAAAAGAATTCAGGAAGATTTTCTGCTTTTGGAGACTATTTTGA